A section of the Verrucomicrobium sp. GAS474 genome encodes:
- a CDS encoding HDIG domain-containing metalloprotein, giving the protein MIGWFQRKRLVSKGMAIDRQRKTHGGEWRTFLEANPFVRVAICIGYAGFTFLCGTYRADPLPPPIYLLVGIFFVSSIMLLYLSLYEVWRSNSKLILLFGSIGANLVLNRLFLFTSLQLEQVALPDLVFWVPTAFAPLLITVLLGSNAGLYTVIISGVMESLLVMASSPVAAFPHLIISLIIGFTAVFFSRNVRRRNDLIRAGIAVGVAGLVCAIAFGLLSRSVPGLFLMEAIAGICIGVGTALFVSSILPILETVFEINTSISLIELADLNHPLLRQLTMEAPGTYHHSLMVANLAEAAAQSIGANGTLCRVMAYFHDIGKLKKPEYFVENAGAGENPHDNLSPTMSSLIIISHVKEGVDLAVKNRLKKPIIHAIQEHHGTSQIYYFYRRALQMAQDAKTGSEIMNLREEDVPDVPEENFLYPGPIPQSKETGILMMADVIEGASRSLEKPTPQRIEDMVQDLVARRVAEGQLDDSGLSLKEIRQASESFVFTLKTMMHSRISYPKHEPLQQQHPPQSQGGTLQSSKRAHGGGGNEGPRTSDSNLH; this is encoded by the coding sequence ATGATCGGCTGGTTCCAACGAAAGCGACTGGTGAGCAAGGGCATGGCGATCGACCGCCAACGCAAGACCCACGGCGGCGAATGGCGCACCTTCCTCGAGGCGAATCCCTTCGTCCGCGTCGCCATCTGCATCGGCTACGCCGGGTTCACCTTCCTGTGCGGGACCTACCGGGCCGATCCCCTCCCCCCGCCGATCTACCTCCTCGTCGGGATCTTCTTCGTCAGCTCGATCATGCTCCTCTACCTCAGCCTCTACGAGGTGTGGCGGAGCAACTCGAAGCTGATCCTCCTCTTCGGCTCGATCGGGGCGAACCTGGTGCTGAACCGCCTCTTCCTCTTCACCTCCCTCCAGCTGGAGCAGGTCGCCCTCCCCGACCTCGTCTTCTGGGTGCCGACGGCCTTCGCCCCCCTCCTCATCACCGTCCTCCTCGGCTCGAACGCGGGGCTCTACACCGTCATCATCTCCGGCGTCATGGAGTCCCTCCTCGTCATGGCCAGCTCCCCGGTCGCGGCGTTCCCCCACCTCATCATCAGCCTCATCATCGGCTTCACCGCCGTCTTCTTCTCCCGGAACGTCCGGCGGCGGAACGACCTCATCCGCGCGGGCATCGCCGTCGGCGTCGCGGGGCTCGTCTGCGCCATCGCCTTCGGCCTCCTGAGCCGGAGCGTCCCCGGCCTCTTCCTGATGGAGGCGATCGCCGGCATCTGCATCGGCGTCGGGACGGCGCTCTTCGTCAGCTCGATCCTCCCGATCCTCGAGACCGTCTTCGAGATCAACACCAGCATCTCCCTCATCGAGCTCGCCGACCTGAACCACCCCCTCCTGCGGCAGCTCACGATGGAGGCCCCCGGGACCTACCATCACAGCCTCATGGTCGCGAACCTCGCCGAGGCCGCCGCCCAATCGATCGGGGCCAACGGCACCCTCTGCCGCGTCATGGCCTACTTCCACGACATCGGAAAGCTGAAGAAACCCGAATACTTCGTCGAGAACGCCGGGGCCGGGGAGAACCCCCACGACAACCTCTCCCCGACGATGAGTTCCCTCATCATCATCTCCCACGTGAAGGAGGGGGTCGACCTCGCCGTGAAGAACCGGCTGAAGAAGCCGATCATCCACGCCATCCAGGAGCACCACGGCACCTCGCAGATCTATTACTTCTACCGCCGCGCCCTCCAGATGGCCCAGGACGCCAAGACCGGGAGCGAGATCATGAACCTCCGCGAGGAGGACGTCCCCGACGTCCCCGAGGAGAACTTCCTCTATCCCGGCCCGATCCCGCAGAGCAAGGAGACCGGCATCCTCATGATGGCCGACGTCATCGAGGGAGCCTCCCGCTCGCTCGAGAAGCCGACCCCCCAGCGGATCGAGGACATGGTCCAGGACCTCGTCGCCCGCCGCGTCGCCGAGGGGCAGCTCGACGACTCGGGCCTCAGCCTGAAGGAAATCCGGCAGGCCTCGGAATCGTTCGTCTTCACCTTGAAAACCATGATGCACAGCCGCATCAGCTATCCCAAACATGAGCCGCTCCAGCAACAGCACCCGCCGCAGTCCCAAGGTGGAACTCTTCAATCTTCAAAAAGAGCGCACGGTGGCGGGGGGAACGAAGGCCCTCGCACGTCGGATTCAAACCTCCATTGA
- a CDS encoding response regulator, with protein MKIFVIDDSSFSRKAIMSVLKEIVPDALLLPFGDGEEALARFPEEQPDAMTVDIVMPKIQGLEVIERVRAMSATTKIIAITSDVQSSTRERCAALNASFIEKPFTKDKSAPLAQALKA; from the coding sequence ATGAAAATCTTTGTCATCGACGATTCCTCCTTTTCCCGGAAGGCGATCATGAGCGTCCTGAAGGAAATCGTTCCCGACGCCCTCCTCCTCCCCTTCGGCGACGGCGAGGAAGCCCTCGCCCGGTTCCCCGAGGAGCAGCCCGACGCCATGACCGTCGACATCGTCATGCCGAAGATCCAGGGCCTCGAGGTCATCGAGCGGGTCCGGGCCATGAGCGCCACGACGAAGATCATCGCCATCACCTCCGACGTCCAGTCCTCGACCCGGGAGCGGTGCGCCGCCCTCAACGCCTCCTTCATCGAAAAGCCCTTCACCAAGGACAAGTCGGCCCCGCTCGCCCAGGCGCTGAAAGCCTAG
- the recO gene encoding DNA repair protein RecO: protein MKPERTVHGIVVGKMPFSNTSLLVTWATVEMGVIKTMAKGVSGPKPSGGLLPDLFYLCEIRYRPSEKGEIGALREARLLHPFLALRRDWNVLLCATYFADLLAALSEPGTEIAPLFDIFEQALRYLETHLPSARLVTRYEAKLLELSGLPSEADIPSALRRAVELHGHRVPASRAKVLLALGVS from the coding sequence ATGAAACCGGAGAGGACGGTCCACGGCATCGTCGTCGGGAAGATGCCGTTTTCCAACACCAGCCTCCTGGTGACCTGGGCGACCGTCGAGATGGGGGTCATCAAGACGATGGCGAAGGGCGTCTCCGGGCCGAAACCCTCGGGCGGCCTCCTGCCCGATCTCTTCTACCTCTGCGAGATCCGCTACCGCCCCTCGGAAAAGGGGGAGATCGGCGCGCTGCGGGAGGCCCGGCTCCTCCATCCCTTCCTGGCATTGCGGCGCGATTGGAACGTCCTCCTCTGCGCCACCTACTTCGCCGACCTGCTGGCCGCCCTTTCCGAGCCGGGAACCGAGATCGCCCCCCTCTTCGACATCTTCGAGCAGGCCCTCCGGTATCTCGAAACCCATCTCCCCTCGGCGAGGTTGGTGACCCGCTACGAGGCGAAGCTGCTGGAGCTGAGCGGGCTCCCTTCGGAGGCTGACATTCCCAGCGCATTGCGACGGGCGGTGGAGTTGCACGGCCACCGCGTCCCGGCCAGCCGGGCGAAGGTGCTCTTGGCCCTCGGCGTTTCCTGA
- the rph gene encoding ribonuclease PH, with protein sequence MSTRTDGRAPGELRPYSFTPDFARNATGSVLATCGRTQVICAATIQEEVPRWMKVQGVTGGWITAEYSMLPYSTLDRKARDISKGRLDGRSVEIQRLIGRSMRAIIDLDQLGARTLTIDCDVLRADGGTRTTAITGAYVAVARAIRRLQAEGTLPAKATPIKTQVAAVSAGVVFDKILVDLDYEEDRTAAVDANIVMTSEGKFVEVQAAGEENVFSQDELQGLLGGAKEALAKLFELQREAVLY encoded by the coding sequence ATGTCCACCCGTACCGACGGCCGCGCTCCCGGGGAGCTCCGGCCCTACAGCTTCACTCCCGACTTCGCCCGGAACGCCACCGGCTCCGTCCTCGCCACCTGCGGGCGGACGCAGGTCATCTGCGCCGCGACGATCCAGGAGGAGGTCCCCCGCTGGATGAAGGTCCAGGGGGTCACCGGCGGATGGATCACGGCGGAATACTCGATGCTCCCCTATTCGACCCTCGACCGGAAGGCCCGCGACATCTCGAAGGGCCGCCTCGACGGGCGGAGCGTCGAGATCCAGCGCCTGATCGGCCGCTCCATGCGGGCGATCATCGACCTCGACCAGCTCGGCGCCCGGACGCTGACGATCGATTGCGACGTCCTCCGCGCCGACGGCGGCACCCGGACGACGGCGATCACCGGGGCCTACGTCGCCGTCGCGCGGGCGATCCGCCGCCTCCAGGCCGAGGGGACGCTCCCGGCGAAGGCGACGCCGATCAAGACCCAGGTCGCCGCCGTCAGCGCGGGCGTCGTCTTCGACAAGATCCTCGTCGACCTCGATTATGAGGAGGATCGGACCGCCGCCGTCGACGCCAACATCGTGATGACCTCCGAGGGGAAGTTCGTCGAGGTCCAGGCCGCCGGGGAGGAGAACGTCTTCTCCCAGGACGAATTGCAGGGGCTGCTCGGCGGGGCCAAGGAGGCCCTGGCGAAGCTCTTTGAACTCCAGCGGGAAGCCGTTCTTTACTAA
- a CDS encoding AMP-binding protein yields the protein MPFSVSNIDGESRIAATGPALLLVHSWSEIDPKSFPVVGGRVVRVWPGLGTPTLEEAQELLQAGHLLAIRADSRAEFGPGLGALNPLVVALVAGRKGKAFPIFPAVADPETRSLHLGPVFDSWGLDPDLLRLALYDLGVEVFRRRPSLAHHMGYATLLGLKKQWFKPVFIDGFQDGRVLNGGTLFAVAWEFSRWIRKHVPEKRVGVVLPPGLGSAVTNVACLIADKTPVNLNFTAGRAANEAALSKAGIGTILSVDVMRSKAKDFPWPEAPRQGGDGGTIDIRDLLGGLPKWRIGLRQLIGTIVPAPLLRLIAGIPGEGGDAEAALLFTSGSSGEPKGVILTHRNILGNTAQTDAVLDRVPIRNLLACLPIFHSFGCTVTFWWPILGGPQGVTNVSPTETAKLVELIEKYEIGLLLNTPTFLRAFLRKATPQALASLKMVVTGAEKLPPELRAEFEAKFGVPVCEGYGMTEATPVVAVNLVDFRKQPTDDGYEEPRRHGSVGRLIPGMSIRIRHPETGVDQPLGETGMIWLRGVNIFPGYLNDPHRTAQVLRRGWYQTGDLGRLDADGFLFIEGRLSRFSKLGGEMVPHGTIEEKIVVLFPELFSEEAVEAGKVPVILGVEDKEHREELVLLTPLPIERSLLQSRLSGAGLPNLWIPRRIVTVAEIPRLGTGKVDLKGCLEFTQAAS from the coding sequence ATGCCTTTTTCCGTTTCCAACATCGATGGGGAGAGCCGCATCGCCGCCACGGGGCCGGCGCTGCTCCTCGTCCACAGCTGGTCCGAGATCGATCCGAAGAGCTTCCCCGTCGTCGGCGGGCGGGTCGTCCGGGTCTGGCCCGGCCTCGGCACGCCCACGCTCGAGGAGGCGCAGGAGTTGCTCCAGGCGGGCCATCTCCTCGCGATCCGCGCCGACAGCCGCGCCGAGTTCGGCCCCGGTCTCGGCGCGCTGAACCCCCTCGTCGTCGCCCTCGTGGCGGGGCGGAAGGGGAAGGCGTTCCCGATCTTCCCCGCCGTCGCCGATCCCGAGACGCGGAGCCTCCACCTGGGGCCGGTCTTCGATTCGTGGGGCCTCGATCCCGATCTCCTCCGCCTCGCGCTCTACGACCTCGGCGTCGAGGTCTTCCGCCGCCGTCCCTCGCTCGCCCACCACATGGGGTATGCCACGCTCCTCGGCCTGAAGAAGCAGTGGTTCAAGCCGGTCTTCATCGACGGCTTCCAGGACGGACGCGTCCTGAACGGCGGCACCCTCTTCGCCGTCGCCTGGGAGTTCTCCCGGTGGATCCGGAAGCATGTCCCTGAAAAGCGGGTCGGCGTCGTCCTCCCTCCCGGCCTCGGCTCGGCCGTCACCAACGTTGCCTGCCTGATCGCCGACAAGACGCCGGTGAACCTCAATTTCACGGCCGGACGGGCGGCCAACGAGGCGGCCCTCTCCAAGGCGGGGATCGGGACGATCCTCAGCGTCGACGTCATGCGCTCCAAGGCGAAGGACTTCCCCTGGCCCGAGGCCCCGCGCCAGGGCGGGGATGGCGGAACGATCGACATCCGCGACCTCCTCGGCGGCCTGCCGAAATGGCGGATCGGCCTGCGGCAGCTCATCGGCACGATCGTGCCCGCGCCGCTCCTCCGCCTCATCGCCGGGATCCCGGGCGAGGGCGGCGACGCCGAGGCGGCCCTCCTCTTCACCAGCGGCTCCTCCGGGGAGCCGAAGGGCGTCATCCTGACCCACCGGAACATCCTCGGGAACACGGCGCAGACCGACGCCGTCCTCGACCGCGTTCCGATCCGGAATCTCCTGGCGTGTCTCCCGATCTTCCACAGCTTCGGCTGCACCGTCACCTTCTGGTGGCCGATCCTCGGCGGCCCGCAGGGCGTCACGAACGTCAGCCCGACGGAGACGGCGAAGCTCGTCGAGCTGATCGAGAAGTACGAGATCGGCCTCCTCCTGAACACGCCGACCTTCCTCCGCGCCTTCCTCCGCAAGGCGACGCCCCAGGCCCTCGCCTCGCTGAAGATGGTCGTCACCGGGGCCGAGAAGCTCCCGCCCGAGCTCCGCGCCGAGTTCGAGGCGAAGTTCGGCGTCCCGGTCTGCGAAGGCTACGGCATGACCGAGGCGACCCCCGTCGTCGCCGTGAACCTCGTCGATTTCCGCAAGCAGCCGACCGACGACGGCTACGAGGAGCCGCGCCGCCACGGCAGCGTCGGCCGCCTCATCCCCGGGATGAGCATCCGCATCCGCCATCCCGAGACCGGCGTCGACCAGCCCCTCGGCGAGACCGGGATGATCTGGCTGCGCGGCGTGAACATCTTCCCCGGCTACCTCAACGATCCCCACCGGACCGCCCAGGTCCTGCGCCGGGGCTGGTACCAGACGGGCGACCTCGGCCGCCTCGACGCCGACGGCTTCCTCTTCATCGAGGGGCGGCTCTCCCGCTTCTCGAAGCTCGGCGGGGAGATGGTCCCCCACGGGACCATCGAGGAGAAGATCGTCGTCCTCTTCCCCGAACTCTTCTCCGAAGAGGCGGTCGAAGCCGGGAAAGTCCCCGTCATCCTCGGTGTCGAGGACAAGGAACACCGCGAGGAGCTGGTCCTCCTCACGCCGCTCCCCATCGAGCGGAGCCTCCTCCAATCCCGCCTCAGCGGCGCCGGGCTGCCGAATTTGTGGATTCCGCGCCGGATCGTGACGGTGGCCGAGATTCCCCGCCTCGGTACCGGCAAGGTCGATCTGAAGGGGTGCCTCGAGTTCACCCAAGCCGCGTCGTGA
- a CDS encoding methyl-accepting chemotaxis protein, whose product MITRTSPTKTWPLATKLISAFAVASLITLSVGGLGLFGIFRINSHLTEVGVVRLPSLQGLDMMYEGLLDVRFGNRAMLDSHMEADKVDKMFATIEKARVRGQQGKDIYEPLPQTADEEKLWNIFVPQWAAFLQNESELNTLQHLYWKEPTPEHYDAMQKYTVGKMYLSTAPVIDNLEKLCQIQMDVASQEKEDAGRDSRLVTALALAMSLGGTGLCLALGILITRSITVPIRRVTEDLEAGSAQIASASGQVASAGQTLAMGASEQAASLEETSSSLEEIGSMTRKNTENAEQAKRVSSDARAAAETGAGRTDEMAAATASISQAVQEMSDAIAGIKDSSNDVAKILKTIDEIAFQTNILALNAAVEAARAGASGAGFAVVAEEVRSLAQRSAKAAKETARLIETSTTQSNRGVEASRKVENQIEEIGRKSDAVRETLSAIVEKTARVDSLVAEITMASREQNNGIGQINQAVGQMDKVTQENAAAAEESASAAEELSGQSGEMRQIVVRLNQLVEGTDARNASAPAATSRTIHSRPLPPDAPAAKRHLNGRPPGTIQATRATKTAIPFTGEE is encoded by the coding sequence ATGATCACGCGAACTTCGCCGACAAAAACCTGGCCCCTCGCCACAAAGCTTATCTCTGCCTTTGCCGTTGCCTCGCTCATCACCCTCAGCGTCGGCGGGCTGGGCCTTTTCGGAATCTTCCGGATCAACAGCCATCTAACCGAAGTAGGCGTCGTGCGATTGCCCAGCCTTCAGGGACTCGACATGATGTACGAGGGACTGCTCGACGTCCGCTTCGGCAATCGGGCCATGCTCGACTCCCATATGGAGGCCGACAAGGTCGACAAGATGTTCGCCACCATCGAAAAGGCGAGAGTTCGCGGCCAGCAGGGGAAAGACATCTACGAACCGTTACCCCAAACTGCGGACGAAGAAAAATTGTGGAACATCTTCGTACCCCAGTGGGCCGCTTTCCTTCAGAACGAGAGCGAGTTGAACACCCTTCAGCACCTGTATTGGAAGGAGCCGACTCCGGAACACTATGACGCGATGCAGAAGTACACCGTCGGCAAGATGTACCTCAGTACAGCGCCCGTGATCGATAACCTCGAAAAGCTCTGCCAGATCCAGATGGATGTGGCTTCGCAGGAAAAGGAGGACGCCGGACGGGACAGCCGCCTCGTCACCGCTCTGGCCCTGGCAATGAGCCTCGGCGGCACCGGCCTCTGCCTCGCTCTCGGGATTCTCATCACCCGTTCGATCACCGTCCCCATCCGCCGCGTCACCGAAGATCTCGAGGCCGGATCAGCCCAGATCGCCTCCGCATCCGGCCAGGTCGCCTCGGCGGGGCAGACCCTCGCGATGGGGGCGAGCGAGCAGGCGGCGAGCCTCGAGGAAACCAGCTCCAGCCTGGAGGAAATCGGGAGCATGACGCGGAAGAACACCGAGAACGCCGAACAGGCAAAACGCGTCTCTTCCGATGCCCGCGCCGCCGCCGAGACCGGTGCCGGAAGGACCGACGAGATGGCCGCCGCCACCGCATCGATCTCCCAGGCCGTCCAGGAGATGAGCGACGCCATCGCCGGGATCAAGGATTCGAGCAACGATGTCGCCAAGATCCTGAAGACGATTGACGAGATCGCCTTCCAGACGAACATCCTCGCCTTGAACGCAGCCGTCGAGGCCGCCCGGGCCGGAGCCTCGGGCGCCGGCTTCGCCGTCGTCGCCGAGGAAGTCCGCTCCCTCGCCCAGCGGAGCGCCAAGGCCGCCAAAGAGACCGCCCGGCTCATCGAGACCTCCACCACCCAAAGCAATCGGGGCGTCGAGGCAAGCCGGAAGGTCGAGAATCAGATCGAGGAGATCGGACGGAAATCGGACGCCGTCCGGGAAACCCTCTCGGCCATCGTCGAAAAAACCGCGCGGGTCGATTCCCTCGTTGCCGAAATCACCATGGCCTCGCGGGAGCAGAACAACGGGATCGGGCAGATCAATCAGGCCGTCGGGCAGATGGACAAGGTGACGCAGGAAAACGCCGCCGCCGCCGAGGAATCGGCGAGTGCGGCGGAGGAACTCAGCGGCCAATCGGGAGAGATGCGGCAGATCGTCGTCCGGCTGAATCAATTGGTGGAGGGAACCGACGCCCGGAACGCTTCCGCCCCGGCGGCCACCTCCCGCACCATCCACAGCCGCCCGCTTCCGCCCGACGCCCCGGCGGCAAAACGCCATCTGAACGGCCGCCCGCCCGGAACAATCCAGGCGACGCGCGCCACCAAGACGGCGATCCCTTTCACGGGCGAGGAATAA
- a CDS encoding ATP-binding protein, with the protein MNLASIPFPSVFPWGFLHVDEENRIQYWNAWLETSTGHSSSSVLGRTLTEVYPDRPQIGEALEKARSTHQPQVLSQVFHHYFLPIPLPSVHVSGFPYMQQETLIMPLENQSGCLSILIRDVTSTIVGQQRIRALQAQLSEARDAALESARFKSQFLAVMSHEIRTPLNAIIGFSNLLSKTAFEPGVQEYVGLIQLSSNQLLSLANELLDFARIEANGIVLEAIPIDLATLAQESLDLHRKQIASKGLTGTIRIEGTLPSPLLGDPTRIRQIFLNLISNAVKFTDQGGIEIVLSAAPPAEDGALTVRFAVKDTGLGLTPEQQERIFKPYTQAEASTPRRYGGVGLGLSICQKLTALMGGTLTVESEEGNGSAFLGEFHLRVA; encoded by the coding sequence GTGAACCTCGCCTCGATCCCCTTTCCGTCGGTCTTCCCGTGGGGCTTCCTCCACGTCGACGAGGAAAACCGGATCCAGTATTGGAACGCCTGGCTCGAGACCTCGACCGGCCACTCCTCCTCCTCGGTCCTCGGCCGCACCCTGACCGAGGTCTATCCCGACCGCCCCCAGATCGGCGAGGCGCTCGAAAAGGCCCGGTCGACCCACCAGCCCCAGGTCCTCTCCCAGGTCTTCCACCACTACTTCCTCCCGATCCCCCTCCCCTCCGTCCACGTCAGCGGCTTCCCCTACATGCAGCAGGAGACCCTGATCATGCCGCTCGAGAACCAGAGCGGCTGCCTTTCCATTCTCATCCGCGACGTCACCTCCACCATCGTCGGCCAGCAGCGGATCCGCGCCCTCCAGGCCCAGCTCAGCGAGGCCCGGGACGCGGCCCTCGAGTCGGCCCGGTTCAAGAGCCAGTTCCTCGCCGTGATGAGCCACGAGATCCGCACCCCCCTCAACGCCATCATCGGCTTCAGCAACCTCCTCTCGAAGACCGCCTTCGAGCCCGGCGTCCAGGAATACGTCGGCCTCATCCAGCTCTCCTCGAACCAGCTCCTCTCCCTGGCGAACGAGCTTCTCGACTTCGCCCGGATCGAGGCGAACGGCATCGTCCTGGAGGCGATCCCCATCGACCTCGCCACCCTCGCCCAGGAGAGCCTCGACCTCCACCGGAAGCAGATCGCCAGCAAGGGGTTGACCGGGACCATCCGCATCGAAGGCACTCTCCCTTCCCCCCTCCTCGGCGATCCGACCCGGATCCGGCAGATCTTCCTCAACCTCATCTCGAACGCCGTTAAGTTCACCGACCAGGGCGGCATCGAAATCGTCCTCTCCGCCGCCCCGCCCGCCGAGGACGGCGCCCTCACCGTCCGCTTCGCCGTGAAGGACACCGGCCTCGGCCTCACCCCGGAGCAGCAGGAACGGATCTTCAAGCCCTACACCCAGGCCGAGGCCTCGACCCCCCGCCGCTACGGCGGCGTCGGCCTCGGCCTCAGCATCTGCCAGAAATTAACGGCACTGATGGGCGGAACGTTAACGGTTGAGAGTGAAGAAGGGAATGGATCGGCCTTCCTCGGCGAATTCCATCTCCGGGTAGCCTAG
- the ybeY gene encoding rRNA maturation RNase YbeY, whose amino-acid sequence MAGGTKALARRIQTSIEFLPSGPKLTPLPPRIEISLVSAAEIGRIHGEFLDDPTPTDVITFDHGEILICPLVAEAQGKDHGRTMEEELLLYGIHGLLHIQGWSDLTPKKRTLMHAEQERVFAATVKREKKAR is encoded by the coding sequence GTGGCGGGGGGAACGAAGGCCCTCGCACGTCGGATTCAAACCTCCATTGAGTTCCTCCCCTCCGGCCCGAAGCTGACGCCCCTCCCCCCGCGCATCGAGATCAGCCTCGTCTCCGCCGCCGAGATCGGCCGCATCCACGGGGAATTCCTCGACGACCCGACGCCGACCGACGTCATCACCTTCGACCACGGCGAGATCCTCATCTGCCCCCTCGTCGCCGAGGCGCAGGGAAAAGACCACGGCCGGACGATGGAGGAGGAACTCCTCCTCTACGGCATCCACGGCCTCCTCCACATCCAGGGCTGGAGCGACCTCACGCCGAAAAAGCGGACCCTCATGCACGCCGAGCAGGAGCGGGTCTTCGCCGCGACGGTGAAGCGGGAAAAGAAAGCCCGATGA